A window of Haloarcula marismortui ATCC 43049 genomic DNA:
CTACAGACAGTTTACGACAGCAATGGAAGGCCGACAGCCCTGATGCAACCGACCAGTTGGAGTGGGATATCGGAGACAGGAGGCCAATAGTTGAAGGGGTGCATACATCGTGGCGAGCGCAGAATATTAAGACCTTATATATTTCTCAGCAGGTGAAATGGATAGATATCCGGAACCAACACGGTTATATCTCGGCCTATGTTATCGACTGTCATGGACGACGTGTTTGTCGGACGAATTATGTCATCGCCTGTCACCACTGTTGCCGCCGACGCGAACGCGAAAGCGGTCGCCAAGCGGATGCTTGACGAGAACATCAGTTCTGTTGTTGTCGTCGACGCTGACGGAGCGTTGCTGGGGATTCTCACCTCCACGGACTTCGTCGAAATCGCCGCAAAGGGTGGCGATACGGCGGGGTTAGACGTGTCCGAATTCATGACGACGGATCTGGTTACAGTGACGGCAAACGACCCGGTTGAGGCGGCCGCAAGCGTGATGTTGGACCACAGTGTCCACCACCTTCCTGTCGTTGATGAGACGGAAGGAGTCGTCGGAATGTTAACGACAACTGACATGACGGCCTACGTTTCTGGTATCGAGCAGTCATCTGCACCCGTGCTCGGCTGAACACCAAGTGAACCGCCGGCCTGCAGACGACTTCTTATAAATGATGATACAGTTCGAACAATCGTTATAAATATATATTCCCTAATGTGGGGTTAAACAACACTAATACCATTAGGATTACCCTCTTATAGTTGCATCCCCAGTCGTGAAACACATGGTTGAGCGACAGACAGGTCTCTCTGCAGGCGACGCCGGGCTTGCAGATCCCACGGACGAACGGTCGAACTGTGGTGTCGGAGTCGTCATGGACCTCGACGGCCAGAGCGACCACTGGGTTGTATCGGACGGACTCGAACTCCTCGACAACCTCGAACATCGAGGGACGACAGGAGCAGAGCAAGATACGGGCGACGGAGCAGGCATCATGCTCCAGATTCCACACGAGTTTTTCGCTGCCGAAGTCGACGCCGACCTGCCACCCGCTGGCGAGTACGCCGTCGGCACGCTCTTTCTCCCGCAAGACGACGAGGTCGCCGAGAGTCTGAAAGACCTCGTCGAGACGGAACTCGCCGCTGAGGGCCTCGATGTCCTCGACTGGCGCGACGTTCCCACGGACAACAGCGATCTTGGCGCGACGGCGCTCGAATCCGAGCCCGACATCGTTCAGTTCTTCGTTACCTCCGCAACGGGCAAAACCGGGGACGCCTTCGAGAACCAGCTATACATCGGCCGCCGGGCGCTCGAAAACACAGTCGAGGAAAAAAAGCCGCCGGGCCACGAACGATTCTACGTCGTCTCGCTTGCAACCGATGTCGTGGTGTACAAGGGCCTGCTCAAGGCCGAACAACTCGAAGACTACTACCCTGACCTCGAAGACGAGCAGATGCAGTCGACGTTCGCGATGGTCCACGCCCGATTCTCGACGAACACGTTGGGCGCGTGGCACCTCGCCCATCCGTATCGTCGCGTCATCCACAACGGCGAGTTCAACACGATTCAGGGGAACATCAACTGGATGCGCGCTCGGGAAACCGACATCCAGAGCGACGAGTTCGAGGGCGATCTGGAGAAGATCAAGCCCATCATCGACGACCCCGAGCAGTCAGACACCGCGAGCGTCGACAACGCGCTCGAACTGCTCCTGCAGGGTGGCCGCGACCTCCCCCACGCCCTCCGGATGCTCATCCCCGAGGCCTGGCGCGGCGAGATGAACGACGTGACTGGCGACCGGCGTGATTTCTATGACTACCACGCTTCGCTGGTCGAACCCTGGGACGGCCCGGCCCTCGTCGCAGCCACCGACGGCGACCGTATTGGCGCTGTGCTGGACCGGAACGGGCTGCGCCCGTGCCGCTACGATGTGCTTGAGGACAACACGCTCGTGATGTCCTCCGAAGCCGGTGCGCTCGAACACGACGCCAGCGAAATCAAGGAACGCGGGCGCCTCCAGCCCGGCCAGTGTTTCCTCGCTGACCCCGAAGAGGGTCGCGTCATCCCCGACGAGGAAGTGTTCGACGACATCGCCGACGACAAGTACGGTGAGTGGGTCGCCGAAGAACAGGTCGACATCGACGAGGTTGCCAACCGCGAAGACAACGCACCCCGGGACCCTGCGGATGCACTCCGGAGCCAGCAGGCCATGTACGGCTACACGTACGACGAGGTCGACCACCTCATTGAGCCGATGGCCGAGAAGGGGAAAGACCCCGTCGGCTCTATGGGCGATGACACGCCACTGTCGGTTCTCTCGCAGTTCAACCGCCCGCTGTTCACCTACTTCAAGCAGCTGTTCGCTCAGGTGACGAACCCGCCGCTTGACTACATCCGCGAGGAACTCGTTACCTCACTGGAGTCCCGGCTGGGCCATCAGCGTAACATCCTCGACGAGAGCCAGGGCCACGCCCGCCAGCTCGTGCTTGACTCGCCAATCCTCACTGACGAGGAGACGCAGTCGATCAAGGACCTGAACGCCAACGGCATGTCCACGAAGGTCATCGATATCACCTACAAAGAGGGCGGCGACCTTCGCCAGGCCGTCGAAGACGTGCGGGCCGAAGCCGACGCCGCAGCACGGGAACACGACATTCTCGTGCTCTCGGACCGTGCGGCCAGCGAAGGCCGCGTGCCGATTCCGAGCCTCCTTGCCGTCGGTGGCATCCACCACCATCTCGTCCGCAACGGTCTCCGCAACCACGTCGGGCTCGTCGTCGAGTCCGGTGACCCGCGTGCGGTCCATCACTTCGCGACGCTCATCGGCTACGGAGCCGGCGCGGTCAACCCGTACCTGGCCTACCAGACCATCGAGGACCTGGTGGCCGGACCGGACGGCGCGGACCTGGCTGATGCCATCGATGCCTACATCACTGCCGTTGAGGACGGCCTGCTGAAGACGATGGCCAAGATGGGTATCTCCACGGTCGAGTCCTATCAGGGTGCCCAGATCTTCGAGGCCGTCGGCCTCTCCTCGGACTTCATCGCCGAGTACTTCGAAGGGACGACCTGCCGGACCGACGGTATCGGTATCGAGGAAATCGAGGACGACCTCACCCAGCGCCATGATGTCGCCTGGAGCGAGGAAGAGCCCGATATGCCGCGACAGGGCGAGTACGAGTTCCGCTCGAACGGCATCCACCACCAGTGGAACCCCAACACGGTCGGCAAGATCCAGCAAGCCGTCCGGATGGGCGACTACGATACGTACAAAGAGTTCGCCGAACTGGTCAACGACCAGAACGAGGAACTCCAGACGCTGCGTGGCCTACTCGAATTCGACTCCGACCGCGAGTCCATCCCCATCGAGGACGTCGAGCCGGTCGACGACATTGTCGAGCGCTTCGAGACCGCGGCGATGTCGCTCGGGTCGCTATCGCCCGAGATGCACGAGAACAACGCCATCGCAATGAACCGGCTCGGGGCCAACGCCAACACCGGCGAAGGCGGCGAACCGCCCGAACGGTTCGACACCGAGAAGGAGTGTACGACCAAGCAGGTCGCTTCTGGCCGCTTTGGCGTTACCTCCGACTACCTCGCGTCGGCTGACGAACTCCAGATCAAGATGGCACAGGGCTCCAAGCCCGGTGAGGGTGGCCACCTGCCCGGCAAGAAGGTCAACGAGATGATTGCCCACGTGCGGTACGCGACGCCGGGCGTCGGCCTCATTTCGCCGCCGCCGCTGCACGATATCTACTCCATCGAGGACCTGAAGCAACTCATCCACGACCTCAAGGCCTCAAACCCCGAGGCTGACATCAACGTTAAGCTGGTCTCCGAAGACGGTATCGGGACCATCGCGGCTGGCGTCGCCAAGGCCAACGCCGACGTAGTCCACATCTCGGGCCACGACGGCGGGACCGGTGCGTCGCCGAAGACCTCAATCAAGAACGCTGGCCTCCCGTGGGAGCTCGGTGTTTCAGAAGCCAATCAGATGCTCCGGGCCACCGGCCTGCGCTCGCGCATCAAGGTGACCACCGACGGCGGCATGAAGACCGGCCGTGACGTGGCCGTCGCCGCCCTGCTCGGTGCCGAGGGGTACACCTTCGGGACCGCCTCGATGGTCACCTCGGGCTGTGTGATGGCTCGGCAGTGCCACGAAAACACCTGTCCGGTCGGCATCGCCACGCAGAACGAGAACCTCCGCGAGCGCTTCCCCGGCGAGCCACAGCACGTCATCAACTACATGACGTTCGTGGCTCAGGAACTGCGCGAGATCATGGCCGAACTCGGCTTCGAGACTATCGACGAGATGATCGGCCGACCGAGCGTACTCAAGCAGCGCGACGACGTGAGCCAGCCCAAGGCCCAGAAGCTCGACCTCTCGGGCGTCATCGCTGAGCCGGCCGACAACGACGGCCGCTACAAGCAG
This region includes:
- the gltB gene encoding glutamate synthase large subunit, which codes for MVERQTGLSAGDAGLADPTDERSNCGVGVVMDLDGQSDHWVVSDGLELLDNLEHRGTTGAEQDTGDGAGIMLQIPHEFFAAEVDADLPPAGEYAVGTLFLPQDDEVAESLKDLVETELAAEGLDVLDWRDVPTDNSDLGATALESEPDIVQFFVTSATGKTGDAFENQLYIGRRALENTVEEKKPPGHERFYVVSLATDVVVYKGLLKAEQLEDYYPDLEDEQMQSTFAMVHARFSTNTLGAWHLAHPYRRVIHNGEFNTIQGNINWMRARETDIQSDEFEGDLEKIKPIIDDPEQSDTASVDNALELLLQGGRDLPHALRMLIPEAWRGEMNDVTGDRRDFYDYHASLVEPWDGPALVAATDGDRIGAVLDRNGLRPCRYDVLEDNTLVMSSEAGALEHDASEIKERGRLQPGQCFLADPEEGRVIPDEEVFDDIADDKYGEWVAEEQVDIDEVANREDNAPRDPADALRSQQAMYGYTYDEVDHLIEPMAEKGKDPVGSMGDDTPLSVLSQFNRPLFTYFKQLFAQVTNPPLDYIREELVTSLESRLGHQRNILDESQGHARQLVLDSPILTDEETQSIKDLNANGMSTKVIDITYKEGGDLRQAVEDVRAEADAAAREHDILVLSDRAASEGRVPIPSLLAVGGIHHHLVRNGLRNHVGLVVESGDPRAVHHFATLIGYGAGAVNPYLAYQTIEDLVAGPDGADLADAIDAYITAVEDGLLKTMAKMGISTVESYQGAQIFEAVGLSSDFIAEYFEGTTCRTDGIGIEEIEDDLTQRHDVAWSEEEPDMPRQGEYEFRSNGIHHQWNPNTVGKIQQAVRMGDYDTYKEFAELVNDQNEELQTLRGLLEFDSDRESIPIEDVEPVDDIVERFETAAMSLGSLSPEMHENNAIAMNRLGANANTGEGGEPPERFDTEKECTTKQVASGRFGVTSDYLASADELQIKMAQGSKPGEGGHLPGKKVNEMIAHVRYATPGVGLISPPPLHDIYSIEDLKQLIHDLKASNPEADINVKLVSEDGIGTIAAGVAKANADVVHISGHDGGTGASPKTSIKNAGLPWELGVSEANQMLRATGLRSRIKVTTDGGMKTGRDVAVAALLGAEGYTFGTASMVTSGCVMARQCHENTCPVGIATQNENLRERFPGEPQHVINYMTFVAQELREIMAELGFETIDEMIGRPSVLKQRDDVSQPKAQKLDLSGVIAEPADNDGRYKQREQTHEVDEQLDWDLIDAAEDAIYSGDPVAIDTDITNVDRAVGATLSNRISREHASDGLADDTIRVDFDGTAGQSFGAFLAQGVTMELTGTANDYVGKGLSGGKLIVNTPDQAPFDPSENIVIGNVALYGATQGEAYVNGMAGERFAVRNSGVKGVVEGVGDHGCEYMTGGAIVVLGETGKNFAAGMSGGVAYVYDPDGEFAAKANTGMVSLADTLEGKDRQMITRLVENHAAYTDSDRAAELLDDWDAEVENFTKVMPDAYAEVIADRERDDVRNEPPAKAAASAEAAEADFAASTDD
- a CDS encoding CBS domain-containing protein yields the protein MDDVFVGRIMSSPVTTVAADANAKAVAKRMLDENISSVVVVDADGALLGILTSTDFVEIAAKGGDTAGLDVSEFMTTDLVTVTANDPVEAAASVMLDHSVHHLPVVDETEGVVGMLTTTDMTAYVSGIEQSSAPVLG